caagtgagTTTTGTACCAGTGATGCAGAAATGGTTTGACACATGCAAGcaattaatgtgatacatcacataaacaaaattaagaacataactcatatgatcatctcaatagatgcagaaaaagcatttgacaaaatccagcatccctttattattaaaaccctcagcaaaatcggcacagaagagacataccttaaggtaataaaagccatctatgacaaacccacagccaacattatactgaatgaggaaaagttgaaagcattcccctgagagctggaaaaagacaaggttgcccactttcaccacttctattcaacacggtactagaagttctagccagagcaatcagataagagaaataaataacggacatccaaatcagtaaagaggaagtcaaactgttgctgttcacTGATGAtgtgatcatatacctagaaaaccctaaagactcctccaaaaagtacctagatctgataaatgaattcagtaatgtttcaggatacaaaattaatgtacataaatcagtagcactgctatacactgACAGCGACCAAGATGAAactcaaatcaagaactcaacctcttttataatagcaagaagaaaaacaaaacaaaataagcaaacaaaaaaccacttagGAACATacttaatcaaggaggtgaaagacctctacaaaactgcaaaatgctgctgaaagaaataatagatgacagaaataaatggaaacacatcccatgctcatggatgggtagaatcaatattgtggaaatgaccatactgccaaaagcaatctacaaattcaatgcaattcccatcaaaataccaccatcattcttcacaaaattagaaaaaacaatgctaaaattcatatagatACAAGAAAGAGCTGGCataaccaaagcaagactaagcaaaaggaacaaacttggtggcatcacattacctgacttcaaactatactataaggctatagtcaccaaaacagaatggtactggtatgaaaataagcacatagaccaatggaacaaaatgaaGAACCCGGAAATAATGccaatacttacagtcaactgatctttgacaaagcaaagaaaaacataaagtgggttaaggacaccctattcaacaaatggtgctgggttaATTAGCAAGTCCCATgtaaaagattgaaactggatcctcatctcttgccttatacaaaaatgcaTCAATATgcatcaaagacttaaatctaagatctgaaactataaaaattcgattctagaaaataacatcagaaaaattcttctagatgttggcttaggcaaagacttcatgaccaagaacccaaagcaaatgcaacaaaaataaagataaatagatggcacttaattaaactaaaaatcttctgtacagcaaaagaaataatcagcagccTAAACAGAtgacccacagagtgggagaaaattttcacaactttgcatccaacaaaggactaatatccaaaatctacaaagaactcaaacaaatcaataagaaaaaaaaaataccattaaagTGGGCTAaggaatagataattctcaaaagaagatataaaagtagccattaaacatatgaaaaaatgctcgacgtcactaattatcagggaaatgcaaattaaaaccacattgggATACCACCTTACACCTGCAAGACTGcccataatttaaaagtaaaaaaatattagcatggatgtggtgaaaagggaacacttggcatggatgtggtgaaaagggaacacttatgcactgttggtgggaatgtaaactagtacaaccactatggaaaacagtatggagattccttaatgaactaaaagtagatctaccatttgatctagcaatcccactattgcgtatccacccagaggaaaagaagtcattatataaaaaagacacttgcacacacatttacagcagcataattcacaatagcaaaaatatgaaaacagcccaaatgcccatcaatcaacaaataaagaaaatgtataccaTTGAATACTactgagccataaaaaggaaacaaataatgaCTTTCACAGCAATCTAAATGGAGTTGAAGACCCTTATTCTAAGTgcagtaactcaggaatggaaaaccaagcatcatatgttctcacttataagtgggggctaatCTATGAGGATGGAAAGTCATttgaatgatacaatggacttaaGGGACTCAggtggaagggtgggaggggagtgaaggataaaagactacaaattggatacagtgtacactgctccaGTGATGGGTAcatcaaaatctcaaaaatcaccactaaagaacttatcaaTGTAACCAAATTCCACCTGTTCCCCCAatacctattgaaataaaaataaagtagaaataccTACAAATTAACCcaaatgttaatttttgtatacatgaTGAGGCAAAATTATGATACTAACTGATGAGTCAACAGGAAGATTCACGTTATCGTGTCATTCAATATGCCAGTTCCTGAAGTGACAATGCTGTCTAGGCAAGTAAGAATCGTCAGAACACAAATACTCCTAAGTGAACCGACAACTTCTAGAATTACTTTCCTCTTAACCATTTCTCCTTGCTTCACCATAGTGTCTATCTTCAGCCATTGTTCCAATATCTCACCCACTAATTTTCTGATATAGTTAAATATGCTTGAACTTTAGTGTGAAATGATCATGAGAAAGAAGTGATCAGTTTCATGAAGTTGATGAAAATTGTGTTGGATTGCCACTTGAATGAAATGTAAAGGACATATTGAGAAATATGTCCTTGCAGACATGACAAATAGGTCCTTGCAgacataaaacaattaaaatggaaaaaagaacaaacgagaaaaatataaacaaattcaaaagagaaaaatttgtaCAATAAAGAAGTGATGCCCCTGTGGTGTCACTGAccgtttttaaaaaaatcaatctattattattgtaattataatTGCTATTATTCCTTgaagtaaaatgttaaataaaggttgttttgaattttcatactttaattttctgaaaaataacatcAAGGAAAATCCTTGATATTTGattcagtctttttaaaatttttaaaaattaaggacaCATTTGTGATCATAACTAAACTTTGGTTAAGGATGagataaaacatttataatttttaattttatttttcaaaatattgttttaaacatgtctgtttttctctgcatatcataaaatgagttgagattttaaaaatattgattttatcaGATATTTTTCTCCCATAACCAGTAATTCTCAGATAAAGCCTGCCTGTAATTCTGTCTTACCCAATGACTATACCTGCCATTTCAGACAGCAGCCAGGGcaatcacatttattgatataaCAGAAGGAGGCCAGAGTCACACAATAGTGTTATcctcacttttttaaaatttctgagcaTACCTTTGATATTCCAGACAGAGAGAATAGattaagacagaatctcatttttgagtccaattttatttcataaaagtaCATTCAGGAAACATTTGTAATGATGTGAAAACTAAGTATCATCCTAGAATTAAGGATTCAGTCAGTTGGGAAAAAAGCAACGTCAGAAGGGAAGAGTCGGTGTTGCCTGGAAAGGGTTCTGTGGTTTCAATTCCCAGGGGGTGTCCTGGCATGGGAGTGGGGTGACAATTGCTCAGGGAGGTTTGGTGACCTATGTGCAAAAGGGACCTTCAAAAGGGACCCATGTAAGCTTTCAAAATCCTACATTGTAGTGGTGTTGTGTAGCATCGGAAGTGCAAAAATGATGCATTTCAACATTTCCTGGACTCATTGGGAAGAGGTCAAAAGAATTTACTCAGAAATTAGCACAGCAAGAGTAAAAGAGAGAGAGCCAGCCAACCCAAAGCCTTGTGAGTTGGATAAATAGACATTTTAGCTGAAAATCAATATAGCCTGAGGAGTAGACATGGATGTAGATACCTGAAGTGATAGTGGCATGAAGAAATAACCAGAGGGTCAAATAGGTTCAAACATCTCACAGAATCATAGCTTGGACAGAGCTCATATATAATCTGGTACCTGTGCTCAGTACCATGATACCAGCAAGGACCTATACACTTATATGCAACGAAGGAAGAGTGTAGGTAGTGTTGGGTAAATCCTAAATTGATGGAATTTAATTTGAAACAAACAAGATCTTCACATGTCCGAGTATAACTGGAATGAACTAGGTTAGATTTTCTTGGAGGTTACAAAGAAAAACTAGGTGGTTACATTTTTGTGTTGATGAGTTAGGGAATTGGAAATACATCTGCTCTCCTATTACTTTTTCTGTACAGACTCAGCATATTGATTTTTCCTGTGATGCCAGCGTCTGGTGGCTGGTTAGCCTGGAGCACTTGACAATTGCTTTCTGGGAAGTTAGGCAGGTCCTCAGAGCAAGAGGTGGAAGggagatttttttctattatgtgaCATAGGTCCTTCTTAATTCAGAAGTTAGTAATAAAAATTGTGGCAATATTCCATTATTTAAGAAGATGGAAAAACTGGCATTTTTTGTAACTGATATGACCCAACACCCAGAACCATGCCTACCTATAGCAGGATTTCAATAAGTATATGTTGAGTGAATAAttggaaagtaatttttaaaatgatattacaTTAAAGTCATTACTCTACCCACAAACCCAACTTCAGGTTTTGCaatagtgaaaagaaaaaaaaattagataagcTCTACCTACTGTTTAACAAtgctatattttacatttctatatataatatacctAGGGTAGTGTCTCTATGGTTGAAGCTTTTCCTCACCTCTCAGCTAGGAGCACGGAGACATTGCGCCTAACTCACTGACAGAGCAGCTCTTCAAATCCTACATGAGGTTTGAACTGTTTTTCTGGAAGTTTATGTTATGGTATCTTTATGCAGGTAGATGTGAGAGTAGATAGAACTCTCTTAATGTAGCTTATCTTGAAAATTGACATTCTGTGTTTAATATTTAactcaataataatttaaatttggaAATCTGATATTCACTATTATTTGACAGCTTCGTTTTCCCAATACTTCCTTTCTAACTACAGTAATGTCCCCATAATGCTATTAAAATTGATTTCTCAAAATTCGCTTGCCACAATTTTGTTGCTCATGGATGTCAGTGATTTTACTGGTTGACCATCATATGATCTTAAGCACTTTCAGTTTAACCATAATGCTCATGCTCTAAGCTATTAAAATAGTTTATCTAGTTATCAATGCTTAATGGAATGGTCCTTTCAACTTGTAACTTCCAGTTTTGCTGTGTTCTTTTGGATGCTTACCATCCTTGATGCCAACACAGACCAAGAGCTTGACAACATACTGCGCTGTTACTTGAATGAGCTCaaaattagaatttcatttttgttattttgaatttttaccaCAGTTGACTCTTTTGTTTGTATATTCTACCCTTACCTATTGCCACttaatttgaaagttttattatatattcaaatttacTTATAATTTGTGCATTTCCTCTGTGTAATTTCATATGGATGTTTTTGCTGCATTTAAATCATTAAGCTATAGTGGATGTCACTTGTTTCCATCTTTCTTGAGATTATTTCTTCATCAGAATTTTTCTTAAGACACTTATTACTTCCCTATTTCTCAGGCTATAAATGAAAGGATTTAGTAAGGGAACTACTATTGTAAATAAAATGGCAGCTGGTATATCTTTATCCCCTTCTTCGAGCAAATTTGGTCTAACGTACATGAAGAAAAGAGACCCATAGAATAATGAAACTGACAAAAAGTGGGATGCACAGGTAGAAAAGGCTTTGGCCCTTCCCTCTTTGGATTTCATTCTGAAAATAGTAAGAAGAATATAGAGATAAGATATTAAGACACTACCTATGGTAAAGACTTGAACTGAACCTGAGAAGATGAATAGAACCAGTTCATTGATATAAGGATCAACACGAGAGAGTCTATACAAGGGAAGAATGTCACAGTAAAAGTGGTTGATGTGATTCGATCCACAGAAAACTAACCTAAATACAAGCCCTACATGAATCATGGAATGCAGGTTTCCAGCTATGAAGGCCCCTGTGGTCATCTGAATGCAGAGTTTCTTGGACATCATGATGTGGTACTGCAGTGGGCTGCATATAGCCACATAGCGGTCATAGGCCATTGCCGCCAGAAGAAAGCAGTCTGCAGTTTCCACAgtgcagagaaaataaaactgtacTGTACATTCATAGAGGGAAATCCTTTTGTCCTCAGAAAAGAAGTTCTCTAACATTTTGGGGGTAATGGCACAGGCACAGCAAGAATCCACAAGAGCCAGGTTTCCCAGAAAGATGTACATTGGTGTGTGAAGTCGACGGTGGGTAAATATCAGTGCCATCATACCAATATTCCCCACCATGGTGATCAGATAGATGGCAAAGAACACCACAAACAGCAGAGTCTTCAGCTCTGGGTGATCTGTAAACCCCGTGAGGATAAACTCATTTTTCATGGTATGATTTTCTTCAGCCATTCCTGACTTGTCTGAAAAACAATTGCGGAGAAATAAGGCACTAATTTATAATATGCCACAACTATTGAGGTCTCTTTGGCTTAAAGGAAGGAGAGCATCTTCCACAATGCTTCCTCATGTTGCCTGGACTTTGGTGCATGCCCCGTTCATGGGGAGAATGAATTTCGTAAAGAATTACCTCTTTGGCTAgtgatgaaatatattttcagtaccctttaaaatcatttttaaaccattttaatgGTACCTAATAGTAGCTTTTCAGTCCTCTCtgtccttccaccctccaccgtcaagtaggccccagtgtctgtagTTCCATTCTTTCCGTTCATGTGTACTCcgtgtttagctctcacttataagtgagaacatgcaatacttggttttctgttcctccattagtttgcctaggataatggcctccagctctgtccatgttgctacaaaggacatgatctcattctttcttatggctgcacagtattccatggtgtgtatgtaacacattttctttatccagtcaattgttgatgggcatttaggttgattccatgtctctgctattgtgaatatttccAGCACattttgaggaagaaaaacatCAGATTATCTTCACAAAGATGGCTTTTGAGGTCTTCACAGAAAGATCCAGAGAACAACACTTCTCTATATGGGTTAAGTAAAGCTGATCCATAGTTTAAATATCAGCAATTGGTATCAACGTTCCCAAAAATTtcaatgaatatatatgtactgATTAACAAGGTTGtttaaaagactatttttatatgccaatgttaatagcagcattattcataatagccaaaaagtggaaacaacccaaatgtccaaggatgatgaaaaaataaatggtgatatatacatacaatggaacactattcaaCCCTAAAAAGGGATGAGATTCTGACTTGTTACAACATGGATCAACCTTGGGGACAtaatgctaactgaaataagctaGTCAAAAGAGGACCAATATTCTATTACTCCATTTacaggtacctagagtagtcaaatttatagacaGAATATAGAGTGGTGGTTGTCAGTGGGAGGTGGGAACGGGGAGCTATTTCTTATTGgttacagagtttcagtttgggaagataaaTAAAGTTCTAGATGAGTAGTGGTGATGACTGTATTAATACAACAATGCAAATGTACTTAATTCTATTGAACTACACTGTTAAATATGGCTAAGATGATAAATTTTTTGTTATGTAATttctaccacaataaaaaatttaaatgcctaTTTTGAGTTGTATATTCTTAGTAATTTACTATCTCAAATACTACTGGAGTGTACACTTAAACATAACATGCTTTGGAAACAGGCTATTTTTAAGGTATTTGTACCCCTCTGGGGTAGGGAGGAAAAGGGATGTGGGTGGAAGtggggaggagacagagagattaggggaaatgagaaaaaatgccTATACTAGAAACCATCCAGGttatttatatacaatttatGCATACAATGTAAAATTATTCATGTGTGCATGAAATTCAAATGCCATCAAAAATTCAAGAAAAGGGTTAAAAGTTgacaaatttatttatataagtatatatcaAAAATCATGAATAAAAATCAAGCATCAAACAAAAACTAGGAGACTGGAATAAATAGGATATTGTTTCTCTAGTTGTATTTTAGGAAGGAATCAGTACACATAATCACTAGAAAACAGGTCAatggcaggaacagaaaaatctgaaggaaatataattttttacaaattaaaaatttttaacttcatTACTAATCAGAGAAACATAATTTGAAATAGCTACAAGgttatatttattttgtctattaAAATGGcaagatgttttaaaaaagaaatgatcgTATATAGTGGTAGCCAAAATTGGTGCAattattggaaaataatttgtaataaattAAAGAAACTCTTAAACATTCACATCCTTTGGCCAATAATAATGAATTgaccaaaaagaaataattagaatcTCCCACAAAGATTAACATAATTGTAATTTCATTCATAatcataaaaaaattcaaaacacctGAAAGTGGTGGTATAACCATTTAGTCAGTTAGATGAAATAAATGTGAATCATTCACCTGATGACATATTGTACAATCATTAAAAATACTGTTTACCTTGGAGATTATTGTAATGATAAAATAGATAGAAATATGTTacgtaaaaaacaaaatagaaagttttataaacaaaataattgcaaTTTCCAAATAAATGCTTACATATGAAGGTTAAACAGTAGCATGAAAATGCATCATAATAGTACTAGTTTTTTCTATGCAATAAAATCAGAGGTCAACTATTTCTCTCCTTtatattttcctccatttcaaATTGTCTGCAATGGCTATTGCTTCAATAATCAGCAAAGAAATTTTTTATTAAGCAAATAAAATGGCATGCTTTTAGGTCTGCAGTGTTTTATAACTTGATTAAGTCCACAATAATCATGGGAATTTAACTAATGTTTTCTGCATTTTACAATTCTGCTGTGAATAATGTTATAATGGATTCATTGAGCAGCTGCCTACTCCACTTTTATGATAATGGCATCACCAGttataaataatagtaatttGCTGGCAATCCTGCATCTCAAACTATTCAGGCATCTGTTCATATCATGTGGTAATGCAATCTTAAGGTCACCTCCTCTATGGAAGCAGTATCTCTTTGGTGTTAACTTTTACTCTTTCAAAtgccatgtgttttcattgtattCCTAGATTCTAGGGTgttcacatttattaaaattttgggatttttaaaaatcttcattatCTACTCATTATATGTACTTATAGACAAAGAGTTCTTACCTATTGGGGAGCATTTTGTTTCAATCtaccttatttatctttgttacTTTGGGAATCATTTATTAATTGAGCTGATAGTTATTGGATGCTTGCTTTATGCTACCTACTTGCTTTGAAAGGTTAACTGACCCTCCTAGATATTTCTAGATAGACAGTTTTCTGGGTATTCATTAACCACAACTATACTCCGAAGTTTGGGAACAGAGGAAAACCattttggaaagataaaaaaagatctcttctttttggtttctgaAAATATTACTAACTTTCAAATCTCAGATTACTTGAAgatgatgtatatatacatattatgtatattttaaatttattttttgaaacaaggtcttactctgttgcccaggctagagtgcagaggtacaatcttggttcactgcaacctccacctcccaggttcaacagattctcctgcctctgcctcccaagtatgaaattataggcatgtgccacccacctggctatttattttttgtattttcagtagaggcagagtttcaccatgttagcaaggctagtctcaaattcctgacctcaagcgatcctcccgcctcagcctcccaaagtgctgagattacaggcatgagccactgcacccagctgatgtAACTTTaagatcaatatttttaaaataacatttgaaacTTATGTAATTTGAATAACTTTTTCATTAACTGCCTTGCCCTTGCCAGCTTGaagttatataatataaaatttccttcagttcatCCATTTGTCTATTGGCcagatagaaataaattttacgatgatattttatttctctaagaataaaaaagaaacaagaacatTCCCCAAAATTATATTGGGGTTTGAAAGACTGGTTTGAAATTATAGTCTTTACTCATATAATTTGTTTAATACATAGGAATGCCcaacacaaaaattttaaacactatTTCATTGTAGAGGTTAATAATTCATTTCATCAAGTTTATAAGTAATAGGACAAACTACATTATTCAAATGAGTTTCAAAGTCTTCATTAATGTATTCTGTTATTACTAAATATGTGTGCTTTTATCTCTTGGTATAAATTTAGGCTTCTAATAATTTCAGAAGTGATACAAATGAATGATAGTCATTTGCTTAAAGCTTACACAATAGacttcagatttaaaaaataatttaaagatcttaaaacattgaaaaattagagttttaagaaaaaaaaaaccttaataacttagagaaaaaaatgtttcatgtgaTTAATATTtctagcaaaaataaattttaaattctttctcaCCTGAATTTTCCCTGCTAAGAGTTTTAGAGGGGCCAGTTGGTTGCCTGATAACAGTTTTTAAAGTAGATCCCACAATTAAGCTCTATCTTCTTGATCATTTGGGAGAATAGTTCTACAAAGAGGTTGATGCCAATATTTATGTCACCGGTAGAGAATGGTTCagatatttgaaataattctaAAGGGATTTAGTTGGCATTGACTTCAGAGCACGGCCTGAGAGACCTAATCCTTTGAACATCAGAGACTTACTAAATTGGAAGAGCACATTCTGAGAGACGTAATCCTCTGAACCTCACAGACCGTACTCCTCTGACACCTACAGAGTAAGGCAAATTCCAATTTCTAAACAAATTTTAAGAGCCATGTTTtgggcacacatttacctatgtaacaaacctgcacgtcctacACATGtttctggaacttaaaataaaatttaaagaaaacagaaatgttttaatttttattcatttgagtTTATACTACCTACCCTTACCACCAATCTGAACATAAGATCCTTAGTGAGAAGAAAACATTCCCACTGCAATAGTCAGCcaaggcttcatggaggaagtGGGAACTGAGCTAGGATTGGGTGCCTCAGAGAGATTGCTTGCTGAGATCAGAAGATGAAAGCAGCACCTTTCCCACCTCTTTTTAATGGCAGTATTTAGTTTGTAGAATCTTCCATTGACATTTCATTCATAGTGTCGGTAACTTTATACCTTAGTTACTAAACTTTAGAAAATTTCTTCCAAATCCAGAAGCAGCTGCATGAAAGCCTTCTTGCTTCATAATGCCACCTCGCTTTCAGGACTCTCccatcattttgaattttttttttggtcattgtttgtttgtttttttgacggagttttgctcttgttgcccaggctggagtgcagtggcgtgatctcggctcaccgcaacgtctgcctcccgggttcaagcgattctcctgcctcagcctcccgcgtagctgggattacaggcatgcaccaccatgcctggctaattttgtattttcagtagagatggggtttctgcatgttggtcaggctggtcatgaactgccgaccttaggtgatccgcccgcctcagcctcccaaagtgctgggattacaggcgtgagcgaccacgcCCGACCCTTTTATGGTGTTATGACTCCTACTGATTAATTGATTGCCCACCAATTTCAAGTCTCCATTTGTTTAGGAGAGCTTATCAGGATTCACTGGGGGAAAACCTCCACCAGATGAATAATGATGAATATTGCTCTGACCCAGGAAATAATGTAGGATCAGTGAAAAGATTCATAGGAGTCagtgaaaaaaatcatgtaactcATTTCTTGTTACTCTAATTTTCCTACAAATT
This sequence is a window from Macaca fascicularis isolate 582-1 chromosome 2, T2T-MFA8v1.1. Protein-coding genes within it:
- the LOC102144433 gene encoding olfactory receptor 5K1, with the translated sequence MAEENHTMKNEFILTGFTDHPELKTLLFVVFFAIYLITMVGNIGMMALIFTHRRLHTPMYIFLGNLALVDSCCACAITPKMLENFFSEDKRISLYECTVQFYFLCTVETADCFLLAAMAYDRYVAICSPLQYHIMMSKKLCIQMTTGAFIAGNLHSMIHVGLVFRLVFCGSNHINHFYCDILPLYRLSRVDPYINELVLFIFSGSVQVFTIGSVLISYLYILLTIFRMKSKEGRAKAFSTCASHFLSVSLFYGSLFFMYVRPNLLEEGDKDIPAAILFTIVVPLLNPFIYSLRNREVISVLRKILMKK